One segment of Babesia bigemina genome assembly Bbig001, chromosome : II DNA contains the following:
- a CDS encoding Protein KRI1 homolog, which produces MAKAKKASKKSKKGSDTATNDTPDQEDQTVTVNEPVTSQPDYDDESSSEESSEEDEDAVLLTNKVEQKIFETLVKIKNKNPEIYAPEVKYFSDSDFEDEGNDEGEASKKAKGLTYKDMVRETLLKEGAEGFENEDDEEEEPPDVQHTKTYQEEQDDLKKAFLSVANELDTDADFFKKSSATDVLPEPRFNNRKGAARNLGADAEGLISQYWAAEQPMNEEEEFLKDYILNQRWREDKKENYDYLKRLKIDKEDEKHLDKAEEFEYKYNYRFEEEGGATIEGHPRNIEDSVRKVDERRKQKRQEKKQKKLEEKIRREEELKRLKNLKKAEIAERIKEIEAKAGVKLEEDIVDLNAPFDPVQHEKDMKKILGKGYDKKDDDDWNPAQDCADEDDELWWLCDHCNKGIPVGAKHFDCTECDNYSLCEACVPLANHEHSRMVAKVVPPSCAPPKDATKALAELEDEYYNLDYEDVIGDMKVRFKYRKVQPFKCDLQTILEKSDKELNAIMPLSKLLAYDAELPEKEMKIAKRKLEKMSKTTDANDGPDLRMTKYNVNRDRLQAFGLKEGKKAKKAKKKKE; this is translated from the exons ATGGCGAAAGCCAAGAAGGCTTCCAAAAAGTCCAAAAAGGGCTCGGATACGGCCACTAATGACACTCCCGATCAAGAGGACCAAACGGTCACGGTCAACGAACCCGTAACGTCGCAGCCAG ATTATGACGATGAGTCATCCTCGGAGGAATCGTCcgaggaagatgaggatgCCGTGCTGCTGACGAACAAGGTTGAGCAAAAGATTTTCGAGACACTCGTCAAAATTAAGAACAAGAACCCGGAAATATACGCCCCAGAGGTGAAGTACTTCTCCGATTCAGACTTCGAGGATGAGGGCAATGACGAGGGTGAGGCGTCTAAAAAG GCCAAGGGTCTCACGTACAAGGACATGGTACGGGAAACCCTGCTCAAGGAAGGGGCGGAGGGCTTCGAAaatgaagatgatgaagaggaAGAACCACCAGATGTGCAACATACAAAGACGTATCAGGAGGAGCAGGATGACCTGAAGAAGGCATTCCTGTCTGTCGCCAATGAGCTAGACACGGATGCCGACTTCTTCAAGAAAAGCAGCGCCACGGACGTGCTGCCTGAGCCGCGGTTTAACAACAGGAAGGGCGCCGCGAGAAACTTGGGGGCGGATGCTGAGGGGCTAATATCCCAGTACTGGGCGGCTGAGCAGCCAATGAACGAGGAGGAAGAGTTCCTCAAGGACTACATCCTCAACCAGCGGTGGCGGGAGGACAAAAAGGAGAACTACGATTACTTGAAACGCCTGAAAATCGACAAGGAGGATGAAAAGCATTTGGATAAAGCTGAGGAATTCGAATACAAGTACAACTACAG ATTCGAGGAAGAAGGCGGCGCAACCATCGAGGGGCATCCGCGCAACATCGAGGATTCCGTGCGCAAGGTGGACGAGCGCAGAAAGCAGAAGAGGCAGGAaaagaagcagaagaaaCTTGAGGAGAAGATACGTagggaggaggagcttAAGCGGCTTAAGAATCTCAAAAAGGCCGAAATCGCAGAACGCATAAAGGAAATAGAGGCCAAAGCTGGCGTGAAGCTGGAGGAAGACATCGTGGACCTCAACGCCCCATTCGACCCCGTGCAGCACGAGAAGGATATGAAGAAGATCCTGggaaaaggctacgacaaaaaggacgacgacgactGGAACCCGGCGCAAGACTGCGCagacgaggacgacgagctGTGGTGGCTGTGTGACCACTGCAACAAAGGCATACCTGTGGGAGCGAAGCATTTCGACTGCACGGAGTGCGACAACTACTCCCTCTGCGAGGCCTGCGTCCCACTTGCAAACCACGAGCACTCGCGGATGGTCGCGAAGGTGGTGCCACCCAGCTGCGCTCCGCCCAAGGATGCCACGAAAGCCTTAGCCGAACTAGAAGACGAATACTACAACCTCGACTACGAAGACGTCATTGGTGACATGAAGGTCAGGTTCAAATACCGGAAGGTGCAGCCATTCAAGTGCGACCTGCAGACCATCCTCGAAAAAAGCGACAAGGAACTGAACGCCATCATGCCGCTGAGCAAGCTCCTTGCGTATGACGCGGAGCTGCCAGAAAAGGAGATGAAGATCGCCAAACGCAAGCTGGAAAAGATGAGCAAGACCACAGACGCCAACGACGGCCCGGATCTCCGAATGACCAAGTACAACGTAAATCGCGACAGGCTGCAGGCCTTCGGCCTGAAGGAGGGGAAGAAGGCGAAAAAGGCGAAGAAAAAGAAGGAATGA